The Cutaneotrichosporon cavernicola HIS019 DNA, chromosome: 5 DNA segment TGACTGGCGCGTTCCCCGACCGTGTCGGCTACCACAACGTGACTGGCGGGTGGGCCGAGTCTGGACGGTCCATCGAGATTGGCCTGCGCCGCGTGcaggagcttggcggcaagatcctcgctggcgccgaggtcgtgtCGTTCcagaaggccaaggacggcaagacGGTCACtggcgtcgtcctcaaggacggGAGGGTCATCCCCGCCGAccttgttgttgttgccgCGGGTGCGTGGACTCCCGGACTCCTCGAGAACCCCGCTGTTGCCGCGCGCCTGCCGCCCATCGTCGCGTCGGGCCAGACGGTCTGCATCATCCAGCTCACTCCTGAGGAGGCCGCCATCCAGTCCAAGGTTCCCGTCGtcttcaacctcgacaATGGGTTCTACATTTTCCCTCCCACTGCCGACGGCCAGGTCAAGATGGCTATTCACAACAAGGGATggacctcgtcgctcggcgccagcgcgTTTGGCAGCAACGTCTCGGTTCCCCGCACCAAGCTCTCGTCCGACGCCGATCTCGGTACTCTTcccgccgaggccgtccaCACCATCCGCGCCCACCTGCGTGACCACTACCCCGAGCTGGCCAAGAAGCCTTTCGCCGACGTCCGCATGTGCTGGTACTGCGACACGGTGACTGGCGACTGGCTCGTCGACTACCACCCCGACTTTTCCAACCTCTTTGTCGCGACTGGTTGCTCAGGCCACGCGTTCAAGTTTGcgcccaacctcggccgcgaggtGCTTGCGCTCATTGAGCGCCGCCCCACTCAGTTCACCGACCGTTTCTCCTTTGcccccaccaacccccACGGCGCCGACTACCGCGGCGGTGAGATCCGCGAGATCAACCTTAACGAGCTCGCTGGCCCCaccgacctcctccccttcgGCCGCCCCTCCCGCCTGTAAGTTTGCAAGTTTGCATAGTTTCGGTTCTTGTCTGTACGTGCTTCGGGTTCGAGATGCATTGCATGAAACAGTGCTCCGGGGAGCTGCAGTGGTTAGAGGGTATCCCACTATTTTACAAACTAAAATGGTAATCAGACAAGTTGCCGGTGCCTGGCCATATACCATCTTGCGGAATGTGACACGATACTTTTGTGAATGAATGTTCCAACCACCACAtctccttcctcaacaTTACCTCATTCAATCCTTACGGGCAACATGTccactgccgccgccaacccTATCGCGGCGTTCTTCGCCTCGGTGTGGCTTCAGATCCTGACCGTCTGGCACACCGGCTTGATGTTCATCCCTTGGGTCCGTCCGCACTGGGGCCTCAATGACATGGCCGACCAGCGGGGACGTGTGAGTGCTCCCctttccccccccccccccgtCCTTGCTGATGATAGGTCATCGTGATCACGGGCGGAAACAGTGGTACAGGATACGCAACTGCTTTGGCTTACTACtctcgcggcgcgcgcgtcctcatcctctgcCGATCGGCGGAGCGCGCCGCTAAGGCCATTGCCGATCTCAAACGCGGCGGTGTCGCCAACGTCCTCTCTGAAATGGAGTACACCCCAGTAAACGAGGAGCGTGTCGGCACGCTCGAGCACATCCCATGCGACCTggccgacctccactctgTCGATGAGGCTGCACGCATGATTGCTGAGCGCGTGGACCGCGTCGATGTGCTCTTCGCCAACGCCGGAGTTATGGGGATGAATGGGCGCACGAAGCAAGGCTATCCCCTCCAGTTTGGCACTAACGTGAGATCCAGGATCCAAGTTACAGCTGACCCCTAGGTACTCGGACACCAGCGCCTCATggcccacctcctccccctcctccgcacACCACGACCCCGGCCCGCACGTATCATCTCCCTCGCCTCTGCCACACACATTCAGGCTCCTCCGGGTGGCATTGACTATGCCGGCCTCGACAGCGGAGCTGATCGTAATGTGTGGCTCGAGTACAGCGAGAGCAAGTGGGCCATCATCGCGCTTGCCAAGTACGTACACGCGCACTACGGGCCGACTTGCAAGGACGGGGTTTGCAGCGTCCCTGCTCCCGGAGAGATCATCTCCATTGCCGTGCATCCGGGCCTAGTGTCTACCAACCTGTTCATGCACCTCCAGACTGCAAAGTGGTTGAGCTACACGTTCACTTGgctgctcaagctcgtctTGTGCACGGCAACTATCGGCTCTCTCAACCAGATTTGGGCCGCTGAGGTCGCGGATCCCATTGCCCGCGAGCTCAGTGGCGGGTATGTTTGGTGTTTCCAGgagcgaggaagggagcgggtcgatctcgaggctgaggctgggACTGCAGCAGGGGAGACGGTGTGGGCATGGTGCGAGGCGCAGGCTGCTCGCCATGAGTAGGATTTGGCGGGCTAGATGAGCTAGAATCATATATTTATACAACATGTCACATGCATGGATACTGCTCTACAGCGCGACGATCTCGCGGATACGCTCCGACAAGATGGCATACGTccgctcggcctccacAAACGCCTCCTCAGTATTCTCGTCTGGTACATTACTTTCGGGCACCTCGAGTGTAAACGCGGGCGCGTAAGCCTCGATACTCTCGTGGTCCGGCACGTCCGTATCCGTCCCAATATCCGTCCCCACAATTGCGGCCGTGGCGAGTGCCCAAGCCCGCGCCGCATTCGCATGCTCAtaccctcctccaccaagTACAGCAGTGGGTACACCCCACGCCATAACCTGCTCAACGACCCAGGTactccctccttccccgtGCGGGCTCCATGCCCCCCACTGACCAATCCTATCCCCCGGCAGcccatcgacgccgagctggaggacgATGTAATCTGGTGCCCATGCAGAGTGAACCATCTCGACGCAACGCCACATCCGCGCATACGTCGAGGGATGGGCAAACGCCGCGAGCGGAAGAGACAAGGAGAACGGGTGTGGCGTATCACTTGGCGTAAGACCAGGTGCGCCAGGAGGAAAGAATATCCGACTCTGGTGATGGACACTCAGCGTTAAGACTTGTGGGGCCCGTGGCCGTCCTCTTAGAGGATAAGGGAAGTGGGTTGGAGACGTAAAGGCCGTCGCGACACCGTCGCCGTAATGCAAGTCCATATCCAAGTAAAGGATTCGCGCCCGTCTTTTAGACCCAGGGGAACGGGGTACGCCCTctcgagcgaggaggaggatacCGAGCACCGCGTCGGCCACGTAGCAGAATCCACTAGCGCGTGCGCGGAGGGCATGGTGCCGTCCCCCGTCCCATACAATTGCCATTTTCGCCGTTCCCTGTACGAGTAGGCGACAGGCTGTAAGTGTGCctgcggcgacgaggggaACGTAAGCTCGCAACGCGGGGAAACGGGGACAGTCCTGTTATCAGCTCGTCCAGGTGGTTATTTAGTAGACGTACGTCTTCCAGGCCCATTGCTTCGCGGCGCCGTTTCGTCGGACggtcatcgtcgtcgtccgcgcTCGAACCAGAGTCTGAGTTGTCTCCAGAGTACGACTGGAGTACATAGTCTACGTCAGAGTGTTCGCTAGAGAGCTTACCGAGATAGCGCTGGTCGTGGTAGCGTCGTAGCTCGGTGGGTGTTGCGAAGGAGAGGTCTGGTGGGACCACGCGAATGCCGTGTATTGGTGGATCCGTCAgttcctcatcgtcgtcttcatcgtcttcgtcgtcatcgtcttcAACAtcgccaccttccttcccttcgCCCGGTCCGCTCTCAGAACAAAGCCATGTGACCTCGGGATCTCGCGAAGCCTCATCATTGTGTCCACCGTTGCTGCCCGCACCTTGCCCATccacaccttccctcacaGTGTCGCGATGGTCAGGCGGATTATCGAGCAGGCCCAGAgcgcggacgaggccaTGCACGAGGCTCGACCGGCCAACGTTCGCGGGCAGCTTGTCTGCCGCCCGCTGGAGTTCAGCACTCCAGATATACGCGACTGAGGTCATGGGTGAAGGAGATCTGAGAGGTGTAGTTCCTGAATTGTTTGGCTCATTTCCACTGTCGGATATCGGATATGAGATTGTGGCGCCAATTTATATAGTCACTGGCCGAACGGTTTTTCCATCAATTCATTAGCTGCCTCGTTATATCAGTCGGTAGATTAAATGACTCTTAATGCGGTTAGTCCGGTTGATCATTCGGTCGTGGGTTCGAGCCCCACACGAGGCTTATCTTTTGCTTTTGCGCGGACTGGCTGGTGGTGAGATGGTTGGACTCGTAGGAAGCTCCGAGTTGATGGACTTGTGGCGCTCCCGACATCCCTCACCTGTGACCTCTGAGGATCAGGTCGACAGCTCAGAAGACGATTTGTTTACATCTGCAGATGGCTGGAAGTGGGGGCAACTACTATGAaccaaggtcaaggtcaGCTGTCCTCGGTTGATCTCGGCATTGAGGCCTGAAGACGTAATGATGAACTGAACGACTCTCAATGGACAAGAGCTGTGGAGTGAGACCTTGGGTGAAGCCAGGCTTCATGTTGACATTGGGGTTGTTGACTTTTGTTTGGCCACGCTACAAAGTTGGATCAAACTTGGGATGATTGGGTGATTACAACGAGGGTTTACATCTAGGGTAATACTCAGGGGATATTTCAGAAATGTTCATCGGATGAACCGTCAAGAGCCGAACCAGGGGATTAAGGTACCCCTTATCCTCGAAAGCAAAGCGCAAACCTTGGAGACTTGTACCTGCCTTTGAGAATACTCATGCTAGTTGGCTAGGGGTACAAGAACAGAGGAGATCAGAGGACGTAGCCCGAGCTGCAGGAGTCGGAGGCGTTAATGGAGCAGGGACACTAAGTTGAGATGACATCgaaggaagagggaagaggcAAGTGGGAGGTGAGAGATGGAAGAGATGGGATAGTGGGAAGATGAGATGGAAGGTTGGGAGGCTGGATAATAGGAGACAAATGACGAGATTGGGCGGCGACAAGGGGAAGCAagagggaggcggaggcagaggccgagggaAAATGGCCACCAACCTAGTTGAACCAAGATTGCTGGCTTTGTGCGATTAACCACAAACTCACAACTGGCCCACGCCCCTCCCAAGCCACCTCCGCTCCCCTTTGACCTTGCGCCTTTCCACCCACGCACCGTAAGACCCCAACTGGCAGCAATCGCACTTTCAACGTCAACAAACACAAACACTCACCcaaccacccacccacacctCCATATCACATTCATTACTAAAATAAACCTAGCCAACTCGCAcccttctcttctcttcttccATGTCCCGAATCCCCGTTCCCAACGGTGGACTGCAGAGCGCTCCAGGATCACCAAGCATGCCGTCCACTCCCGCATCCGAGCCCCGTAGGAAGACGAATCGTCGTGACGAGGTAAGTCCCAAGTCCttccctcaccctcccacacacccttccctcctcccatctcTACCATCACTGGGGTCAAGGACACGGCTGTGACCAAGTCTGTGCCGCATCTGCGGCGCAGAATGCAACTTGCACAGCCCGGCGATCGTGGGTCGGACGTGGACGGGGACGACCGGGAATGTTTGCACCGGGTCGTGCCGACAACCCCCACACTGTTCATTGTTCTCTGTTCCGCCCTCGGCACGCCAAGCAAAGAGTGCATGAGTGCATCGAGCAGGAGCCGAACCCGTTCAGATGAGGTGGCGTTGACAAGATGGCTCAACCGCTGTCATGGTGCACGGATCGTTGTCGCAGCCCACCTCGTAACTGAATGATTTCGACTCACTCTTTGGTTTTCTCTTGCTATCTTGATTCAAACCCCCACATCCACGTTACAAACTACCCATGGACCTACCAGTCCGCTCGTCTCCTCTTCCCAGCGTTACGTTCCCCACTCCCCCTACCCAtttcccttcctccccttcttctcctcccccacaGCCCTTGCGTGGCTCATCCCTCGTTTGGAACGACGCTCAGACTTtcccctcttctcctccaccactaCACGCGTCACTTCCAATGTCACCTCTCGACAACAACCTCCTTTTCGACGGCGGTCGCACAACACAAAAACCACTCGACACACCGCCGGCCTCGTTCCACTCGACATCCCCAAAAACCCCCTTTCAACCTCTCCCGGACCGCCAACGTCGCACCTCGCAACACCTCGACCATGCTGTCCCGGGCCTCCCTTCGTCCAAATCCAACCCGAACCTCTTGTACCCGGGCCTGCCGAACGACTTGGACAaaccgcgccgccgcaaaAACACCATGCCAATGCCACCGCCCCCATCGGACGAACAACGCCTTGCGGAATCGCTTGAATCGCCTGAAAACCCTGCCAAATACCACTCGAACCTGTCTCGCGCCGACGTGACCACCTCTGGCAAACTCGTGCGCGGCTCTACTGTCCGACAAATGTCGTACAAATTCCAGTCTCTGCGCAAGAAGATTGAGAATGAGCTCTCCCGCAAGCGCCCCGGCGGTGGCCGAGGCCAGCAGGATGGCACCCCGTCGAGCTTCAAGCGCCCTTCCAAGCGCAACATCAAAGGCACTGTCGCTGGTCTCCGCCCCAGTCCGGCCCTAACTGTTCCCGAGGGCATGAGTGTCGCCGATGCCGCCCAGCTGTGCGCGGCCAAGCGCACTGACTGTGTCCtagtcgtcgacgaggaggagggcctcAGTGGTATTTTCACCGCAAAGGACCTTGCCTTCCGCGTCACGGCTGAGGGTCTTGACCCTCGCCTCACCGCCGTCTCGACCATCATGACTCGCAACCCCATGGTCACGCGCGACACAACTAGCGCTACTGAGGCTCTCCAGCTCATGGTTTCGCGCCATTTCCGCCATCTCGTGAGTTTCCGACCTCGGtgccagctgacagcagcccGTTTGCAACGAGGACGGTGATGTTGttggcctccttgacaTTACAAAGGTGTTCCatgacgcgctcgccaaggtcgagcgcaGCTCGTCAGCAACCAACCAGCTTTCGGCCGCCCTTGCCGGTGTTCAGAGCGAGCTTGGTCCTGGTCTCAACAGCAATCCCCAGGCCGCGGCAATGCTCGCCTACGTCGACGCTCTGCGCGACAAGATGGCTCAGCCGGACCTCATGTCGGTTCTCGACACcagccttcctccacccacaGTCACTCCCCGCACCTCTGTGCGAGAGGCTGCCCGTCTCATGAAGGACCGCAGAACGACTGCCGTCTGTGTCCTCGAGGCGAACTCGGCTACGAGCACGCTCTCCGGCATGAGCAACCCCGGCGCTCCTCCGAAGATCGCCGGTATCTTCACCTCCAAGGACATTGTCCTGCGTGTCATTGcggccggcctcgacgcctcgcgctgcaGCGTCGTGCGTGTTATGACCCCGCACCCAGACACTGCTCCTCCCTTCATGATCGTCCAAGACGCTCTCAAGAAGATGCACAACGGCCACTACCTCAACCTCCCGGTCGTcaccgaggatgagggcCGTTTGATCGGTATCGTCGACGTGCTCAAGCTCACGTACGCGACGCTCGAGCAGATCGACTCTATGAACGAGGAGACGGGCAGCGAGAGCGGTGGACCAATGTGGAGCAAGTTCTTCGACACTCTCAACCAAGGAGCGCCAGAGGACGACTCGGTGTCGGCTCTCTCGCGCCATTCGTCACACGACACGCCGTCAAAGCTGCACCAGCGCGGCCTGTCTGTCACTTCACCTATTTCGGAGGTGATGCCTGGCGACTCGGCCTCAGCCATAAATGACAATATTTCCGACATTGGCCTCAACAAGGGCCCTGCGTCTTCCGTTGCCCCGCCCGCACTTCCTGAGGACGACGGCACATATGTCTTCAAGTTCAAGACGCCATCTGGGCGGACGCATCGCTTCCAGGCTCGTCACGACAGCTACGACCTTCTTCGCGACATTGTTCTGGGCAAGCTCCAGGTCGACCCTTTCTTTGAACCGTCATCAGACTCGAACGCCTTTGTCCCCGACCCGACCTGCTTCGTTCTCAGCTAtaacgacgacgagggagATCTTGTTGACATCACCGCCGACACCGATGtggccgacgccgtcagCGTTGCTCGTGGGCAGAAGTCATCTCGCGTTGTTCTCTCCGTCCACGGCGGCAAGAACTGGGAGGAGGCCATCCGTCTGAACGCGGCTTCGGCCGCagctgaggctgaggaagcggccgaggaggccaaggttgTTTCTGTGCCGGAGAAGAAGATTGAGACGATTCCCGAGCTCCCCGAGGTGTCCGTGTCCGTCAGCGACCCTGCGGAGACGTTGAAGGACCCTCGCGCGGACCCTGCCCACGAGCCAACCTACGGTGCAACGGGCGTCCACGCACGCAACATTGTTGACCCCAAcgacctcatcctcggcgttCTCCCTAAGGATATGGCACTGCCGGCGGCGATCGGCTTCCTGGGCGTCGTCATTGCCGGCGTCTTCGTTGCGTCGCGCACCACCAAGTAGTAGACGGCGGCGCCAAGACCTGTACTGTATCACTTCTCGCGGATTCGTAAACGGAACCATCATGACAGGGCATGTATTGTGTGTGCGGCTGTAGCAGTTGGCGGGTTGTGTTGATGCTGAGCTCTGAAGGGTGCCAAGAGTGCACCGCCAGGTCGGCAGGTCGGCAGGTCGGCCATGAGTTGTTCTGCAGCAGAGCATCTGCTGGGTAAGCTCGCAGCCTGTGTGATGAGAGTGCATGCTATGTCTACAAAATGCTGGCCTATTGCCGGCCAAGCAACGTGAGGATGTTGGAAGGGGGCTGAGGTACGGGGGCGTTGAAGAGGGGTGCCGAGATCTGAGTCCTGCGAGTTAGCGAGCTCGAAGCAGCGATGAGAGCAGCAGGCCATtgggagagagggaagcCTCCCCACTTGACGCCGGCACGCCGGAAGATGAATAAAAAAAAGCCGGGAATCGATAGGGCTATGGCAGCTCGACAGGCAACAGACAACTAAACCCTCATTCTTGACGCCCTGCGCGTCCCACTCTCTCAACCTAGCGCGGTATCCCAAAGTTACTCACGAGAAAGCCTTGCGGTTGACCGAGTTGAGCCTCTTGGCAGTCGAGGCATTGTTACGCGTGTTCTGTCCGCGGACTGGCAGGCCCATGGCATGACGACGGCCACGGTACGTCCCAATctggcggtggtggaggatgTCGGCCtgacgctggcggcgcaggTCAGTCTCGATGAGGAGCGTGTTGAGCGGGTCGCtggcctccttgcccttgccgcGCGCGTTTGGCATCTgcgcgccgctctcgaTAGCCACGGGTGTGGGACccggcgccgccgaggacgtcggcgaAGAGAGATACGCAGAGAGCGCAGTTACCTGCGTCTCAGTAAGGCTggagacgcgcgcgcgctcgggGATCTGCAGAcgcgcaaggaggcggGCCGCCACGGCCTGGTTGACGCCGTAGAAGGCCGTGAGGgcgaccttgagcgccttgtGCTCGGGGAGGTGGTGACCGAGGAGATGCATGTTGACGGGAcagggaggagaggggggaggggaggggaagaggtaGCGCTAGTCGTGCGTGTCGAAGCTTATGCCggggtcgtcgagctcgtcgtcgctgttcGCTGTTGATGAGATGAGTTGGGTTCACTCAAAAGTCGGAATCGACCCGTGTGCCACCGGCGGAAAAAAGCGGAATCGCCGACTTGGTACCTCACCCACCTAGAGATTTCGAGCTTTCGGCACTGAAACGCGACCCGCGTCCTACAACACACCCAAAATCATGAACCCAACGCTCGGCCTGTtgcgccagctcgcgcagaAGCCAACTCCGCTTCCAACCCCTAGCGGCGAGGCGTTTGCGCTCGTCCGCCGCATGCTCCAGGAGCGCCCGCGGCACTTTCGCGAGATCCTCGCAGACGGAatcgcgacctcgaccccagagggcgaggagaagccCGTCGCGTACAAGATGAAGAaggtcaagggcaagggcaaggatgAGGTCGAGCCGGTCGCCGTCCCGGAGGGGCATCCGTTCTTGTCGGCAGGGTGAGTGTGGTGGAACTTTGGCAAGACGGGAGGCCTTCCTTGTGTCGTTGCGCAACAAATAGCTTGCACATTGCAACTCTGTGCCATGGCTGACGCCAGATACCTCAAGAATCGCATCATCCCCGTGCTCGAGTCGCAGAGGTTGGTCCGTAAGGCGTGGCTCGACGCGACTCCTGGCACTTCGCTCGCCAGGATGTCGCACCACCAGCGCAAGCACGCGATGTGGGTGAtccaggaggagggcaagctTGCTGCGCGGTGGGAAGCCATCACCGACCCCGCGCTGGACCAGGCAGGGCTGAGGCGGCTCGGCGGACAGGAGCGCCTTTCTCGCGAGGCGGCTGCGCGGAGCCGCCGCGAGACCGCGTTCACCACTGGTCGTGAGGAGCGTACCGAGCGCGACATTATGGCCTGGGCTGACCGGCCGGCGGGCTTTACGACCAACTTGGAGCGCAAGCACCTGAACACTCGGCGGAATCGCGCGCGGCCAGTCAAGGAGGCGCGGGTTGCCGAGCGGGCTGCGATGCgtgccgaggtcgccacGGCCGTCCAGGCGGACCTCAAAGTGCAGGGCAAGATTGCGaaccgcgccgcgcgggtcgccgccgctgccatCGAGCGACGCGAGGCAGTGAatgaggaggcggcggtcCAGGTCAAGGACCGCAAGACCTTGCAGgctgagaaggaggcgaaGCAGCAGCGGGCCGCACGTCGCCGCAAGGAGCAGCGGGCTacggcgctcaaggccaaccgccaggcggccaagaaggcggaggttggggaCAAGGTTCAGGCATAGACATGCATATTCATCACTCATGGTCTCTAACACGGTGGGAGTGTATGTGAGTGCGAACAGTTAACTACTACCAGTTGTCGACTCTTTTAGAAGCAGCGACGCCCATTGCAGTGAGAGCGACTCACCTTGCTCGGCTGGGGTCATTTTCACTCACAACAACTAACCACTCACTTGACTTTGTAACTTTGCTCCTTGGTCTTGCCTTTTTTACCATTGTAGTATTTCATTCCAAGCTTGTTATCATGGATGCTGATCTCCAGCTCCCTCATTCTCCACTCAAGGCCTTTGTAGAGCACGTCCGCAACCTCCCCTCGGACGAGTGGACCGAGGGCATCCCCCAAGTTCTGCgtaccttcctcccaccctTCACCACTCCAGTGGTGGAAGACAAGCACTGGACTCCCAGcatgcgccgcgccgttcgcgacctcgacaagggGCGCGTGAAAACACACTGCGGTAAGGCGGAACATGCCACCGAACGGTCGTCTGCAAAGGCTGAACATGCCACCGAACTGTCGTCTGCGTCTCTCCCAGTGCGACCCCAGGCCGTTCCTCAAGCACAGACGAATGGGTCGTCTCGCGACACACcccctcacctcctccccaacgGCGTGCCTAGAGCGAACGGtcaagcgcctcgatgGGGCCACACTTATCTGCAGCACGAGTCCGAGACCATACGTGCTCGTCAGCTGGCACCACCCCTTCGTGCTGGTCTCCATGGCCTTGCACCAGGTATTCGAGGTCCACCAGACCTGTCCAACATCACGTACCACTCCCTGCTTTCCTTCCTTACAGGCCCACCTGGCCCCGTGGTCCGAGTGCACCACTACAAGAGCAACGCGGGCCTCGTCTGGGATGGCACGCCGGCCTCGGGGTTCTCGGCGCCCATGTTCCGTGCCCTCAGTCCAAACGCCTACGTTGAGGCGATGGACGCTGCGCAGCTCGGTAGACGCTGGaacctcggccttggggtgcgcgagctggcTGCGAAGCACATCCTCGGCCAAACCGAGGAGCCCAGTCCGTGGATCTCTGCGACGACTCACCTGGACGCTGCAATCGCATTCATCGcacgcgagctcgctcTCGGGATGAATGAGGTCCGACTCGCTGTTATCATCCCGACTAACGAAGTTCGCATCCCCGCCGCTGACGTACTCAAGCCCATTCCCGGGCAGGTGGATCGGAGCGCAGAGTGGCTCTTCTACGGGCGCATCTTTGCAGACTCTGTAATTGCTGACATCCGCTGGACACGCACCGTAAGTTTTGTATGGACCTACTGACGATAGCGCCTCCCGTTCGACCTCCCGCCCAAGTTCTGGAAGTCGCGCGGAGAGGGGTCATGGACCAGGCATCTCCGCTGGGACGCGCGGGTTGCCTTGTGGCCGAACATCCGGCTCATCCTCCAGCGCCCGCCTCAGGTGTCCCCGCGATCCACACTGGGCCAATCTATGTGAGCTAATGGTAGATGGCACCAGCTGACCAGCTGACAGTCTTGGCGTTGGCCAGCGCCCGCTCCGGTTCCCCCTAAGGCGAATGGGTCCTTGGTACAAGCGCCACACGCgcggccagctcgtcc contains these protein-coding regions:
- a CDS encoding uncharacterized protein (Histone deacetylase domain); the protein is MTSVAYIWSAELQRAADKLPANVGRSSLVHGLVRALGLLDNPPDHRDTVREGVDGQGAGSNGGHNDEASRDPEVTWLCSESGPGEGKEGGDVEDDDDEDDEDDDEELTDPPIHGIRVVPPDLSFATPTELRRYHDQRYLDYVLQSYSGDNSDSGSSADDDDDRPTKRRREAMGLEDDCPRFPALRAYVPLVAAGTLTACRLLVQGTAKMAIVWDGGRHHALRARASGFCYVADAVLGILLLAREGVPRSPGSKRRARILYLDMDLHYGDGVATAFTSPTHFPYPLRGRPRAPQVLTLSVHHQSRIFFPPGAPGLTPSDTPHPFSLSLPLAAFAHPSTYARMWRCVEMVHSAWAPDYIVLQLGVDGLPGDRIGQWGAWSPHGEGGSTWVVEQVMAWGVPTAVLGGGGYEHANAARAWALATAAIVGTDIGTDTDVPDHESIEAYAPAFTLEVPESNVPDENTEEAFVEAERTYAILSERIREIVAL
- a CDS encoding uncharacterized protein (short chain dehydrogenase) — its product is MSTAAANPIAAFFASVWLQILTVWHTGLMFIPWVRPHWGLNDMADQRGRVIVITGGNSGTGYATALAYYSRGARVLILCRSAERAAKAIADLKRGGVANVLSEMEYTPVNEERVGTLEHIPCDLADLHSVDEAARMIAERVDRVDVLFANAGVMGMNGRTKQGYPLQFGTNVLGHQRLMAHLLPLLRTPRPRPARIISLASATHIQAPPGGIDYAGLDSGADRNVWLEYSESKWAIIALAKYVHAHYGPTCKDGVCSVPAPGEIISIAVHPGLVSTNLFMHLQTAKWLSYTFTWLLKLVLCTATIGSLNQIWAAEVADPIARELSGGYVWCFQERGRERVDLEAEAGTAAGETVWAWCEAQAARHE
- a CDS encoding uncharacterized protein (FAD dependent oxidoreductase); the encoded protein is MSQKVVIIGSGVFGMSTALWMLQTEKDKYDVTILEKCETVPAPDAASTDINKIIRAGDYADPELSALSVEAVEMWKRPEWEGCYHESGVMCLSGSDPRGTQYVQESYKNCNALNLEPRAKNSSADIKGVFPPELVTGAFPDRVGYHNVTGGWAESGRSIEIGLRRVQELGGKILAGAEVVSFQKAKDGKTVTGVVLKDGRVIPADLVVVAAGAWTPGLLENPAVAARLPPIVASGQTVCIIQLTPEEAAIQSKVPVVFNLDNGFYIFPPTADGQVKMAIHNKGWTSSLGASAFGSNVSVPRTKLSSDADLGTLPAEAVHTIRAHLRDHYPELAKKPFADVRMCWYCDTVTGDWLVDYHPDFSNLFVATGCSGHAFKFAPNLGREVLALIERRPTQFTDRFSFAPTNPHGADYRGGEIREINLNELAGPTDLLPFGRPSRL
- a CDS encoding uncharacterized protein (PB1 domain); this encodes MPSTPASEPRRKTNRRDESLRKKIENELSRKRPGGGRGQQDGTPSSFKRPSKRNIKGTVAGLRPSPALTVPEGMSVADAAQLCAAKRTDCVLVVDEEEGLSGIFTAKDLAFRVTAEGLDPRLTAVSTIMTRNPMVTRDTTSATEALQLMVSRHFRHLPVCNEDGDVVGLLDITKVFHDALAKVERSSSATNQLSAALAGVQSELGPGLNSNPQAAAMLAYVDALRDKMAQPDLMSVLDTSLPPPTVTPRTSVREAARLMKDRRTTAVCVLEANSATSTLSGMSNPGAPPKIAGIFTSKDIVLRVIAAGLDASRCSVVRVMTPHPDTAPPFMIVQDALKKMHNGHYLNLPVVTEDEGRLIGIVDVLKLTYATLEQIDSMNEETGSESGGPMWSKFFDTLNQGAPEDDSVSALSRHSSHDTPSKLHQRGLSVTSPISEVMPGDSASAINDNISDIGLNKGPASSVAPPALPEDDGTYVFKFKTPSGRTHRFQARHDSYDLLRDIVLGKLQVDPFFEPSSDSNAFVPDPTCFVLSYNDDEGDLVDITADTDVADAVSVARGQKSSRVVLSVHGGKNWEEAIRLNAASAAAEAEEAAEEAKVVSVPEKKIETIPELPEVSVSVSDPAETLKDPRADPAHEPTYGATGVHARNIVDPNDLILGVLPKDMALPAAIGFLGVVIAGVFVASRTTK
- a CDS encoding uncharacterized protein (Ribosomal protein S13/S18), translating into MHLLGHHLPEHKALKVALTAFYGVNQAVAARLLARLQIPERARVSSLTETQVTALSAYLSSPTSSAAPGPTPVAIESGAQMPNARGKGKEASDPLNTLLIETDLRRQRQADILHHRQIGTYRGRRHAMGLPVRGQNTRNNASTAKRLNSVNRKAFSTQISAPLFNAPVPQPPSNILTLLGRQ